From the Calonectris borealis chromosome 4, bCalBor7.hap1.2, whole genome shotgun sequence genome, one window contains:
- the DCTN1 gene encoding dynactin subunit 1 isoform X3, with product MSVEASSKPLKVGSRVEVIGKGHRGTVAYVGATLFATGKWVGVILDEAKGKNDGTVQGRKYFTCEENHGIFVRQSQIQVFEDGADTTSPETPESAALKVPKRDSLDAAKASKLEEENLRSQVRDLEEKLETLKIKRNEDKAKLKELEKYKIQLEQVQEWKSKMQEQQADLQKRLKEAKKEAKDALEAKERYMEEMADTADAIEMATLDKEMAEERAESLQQEVDSLKEKVEYLTMDLEILKHEIEEKGSDGAASSYQVKQLEEQNARLKEALVRMRDLSASEKQEHVKLQKQMEKKNTELESLRQQREKLQEEVKQAEKTVDELKEQVDAALGAEEMVETLTERNLDLEEKVRELRETVGDLEAMNEMNDELQENARETELELREQLDMATARVREAEKRVEAAQETVADYQQTIKKYRELTAHLQDVNRELMSQQEASAEKQQQPPPEMFDFKIKFAETKAHAKAIEMELRQMEVQQANRHVSLLTSFMPDSFLRHGGDHDCILVLLLIPRLICKAELISKQAQEKFDLNENCAERTGLKGAAGEQLSFAAGLVYSLSLLQATLHKYEQALNKCSVEVYKKVGMLYPEMSVHERSLDFLIELLHKDQLDETVNVEPLTKAIKYYQHLYSIHLADQAEDCTMQLADHIKFTQSALDCMGVEVCRLRSFLQAGQEASDLAILLKDLETSCSDIRQFCKKIRRRMPGTDAPGIPAALGFGQQVSDTLLDCRKHLTWVVAVLQEVAAAGAQMIAPLAENEGLLAVKLEDLAFKASEQIYGTQGINPYECLRQSCSILIATMNKMATAMQEGEYDADRPQTKPTPPADLRAAALRAEITDAEGLGLKLEDRETVIKELKKSLKIKGEELSEANVRLSLLEKKLDSASKDADDRVEKIQTKLDETQTLLKKKEKEFEETMDALQADIDQLESEKVELKQRLNNQSKRTIEGLRGAPASGVASIVSGIAGGVGAGQVTGGGSGPVQVKDSPLLLQQIDAMQLSIKHLKNENNRLKGAQMKMELASLTPLQVPKISLPKTRQGEGLATHTLYRKTSQLLETLYQMSANAKVVDMKQTKSARSSSARLLEQTARLWSLKNSIDTLRDDTMRETVQQQLGASVPTNFGIFPSSSFLKAKQEEEEGMAFCGKVTFPCPPGHSQAHRLLLTPELLHQLRSHFAP from the exons GAGGAGGAAAATTTGCGTTCTCAAGTCAGGGACCTGGAGGAGAAATTGGAGACTCTGAAGATAAAGCGAAATGAAGACAAAGCAAAGCTTAAAGAGCTCGAGAAGTACAAGATCCAGCTGGAGCAGGTGCAAGAATGGAAGAGCAAAATGCAAGAACAACAGGCTGATCTCCAGAAACGTTTAAAGGAGGCCAAAAAG GAAGCCAAAGATGCCTTGGAAGCCAAGGAGCGCTACATGGAGGAGATGGCAGACACCGCCGATGCGATTGAAATGGCAACCCTGGACAAGGAGATGGCAGAAGAGCGAGCAGagtccctgcagcaggaggtggacTCCCTGAAAGAGAAGGTGGAATATCTCACGATGGACCTGGAGATCCTGAAGCACGAGATCGAAGAGAAAG gctcGGATGGAGCAGCGTCCAGTTACCAAGTCAAACAGCTGGAAGAGCAAAACGCGAGACTCAAGGAAGCCCTTGTAAG GATGCGGGACTTGTCTGCATCAGAGAAGCAGGAACACGTGAAGCTTCAGAagcaaatggagaagaaaaacacgGAGCTGGAGTCCCTGCGTCAGCAGAGGGAGAAGCTTCAGGAGGAGGTGAAGCAGGCGGAGAAAACGGTTGATGAGCTAAAGGAGCAG GTGGATGCTGCTTTGGGTGCCGAAGAGATGGTGGAGACTCTGACGGAGAGAAACTTAGACCTGGAGGAGAAGGTCCGGGAGCTGCGTGAGACTGTTGGGGACCTG GAAGCCATGAACGAGATGAACGACGAGCTGCAGGAAAACGCCCGGGAGACAGAGCTGGAGTTACGGGAGCAGCTGGATATGGCGACGGCACGGGTCCGCGAGGCAGAGAAGCGTGTGGAGGCTGCGCAGGAGACCGTGGCCGACTACCAGCAGACCATCAAAAAATACAGAGAGCTGACGGCACACCTTCAG GACGTGAACCGAGAACTCATGAGTCAGCAAGAAGCATCTgctgagaaacagcagcagcctcctcccgAGATGTTTGACTTCAAGATTAAATTTGCAGAGACGAAAGCCCATGCCAAG GCCATCGAGATGGAGCTGCGCCAGATGGAGGTGCAGCAGGCCAACCGGCACGTCtccctcctcacctccttcaTGCCCGACAGCTTCCTGCGCCACGGCGGGGACCACGACTGCatcctggtgctgctgctcaTCCCTCGGCTCATCTGCAAG GCTGAGCTGATCAGCAAACAGGCTCAGGAGAAGTTTGATCTGAACGAAAACTGCGCAGAACGCACCGGCCTCAAGGGCGCTGCGGGAGAGCAGCTGAGCTTCGCTGCCGGGCTGGTGTATTCCCTGAGCCTCCTGCAGGCGACGCTGCACAAATACGAACA GGCCCTGAACAAATGCAGCGTGGAGGTGTATAAGAAGGTGGGGATGCTGTACCCCGAGATGAGCGTCCACGAGCGCTCGCTGGACTTCCTGATCGAGCTGCTGCACAAGGACCAGCTGGACGAGACGGTCAACGTGGAGCCGCTGACCAAAGCCATCAAGTACTACCAG CACCTGTACAGCATCCACCTGGCTGACCAGGCTGAAGACTGCACGATGCAGCTGGCCGACCACATCAAG TTCACCCAGAGTGCCTTGGACTGCATGGGGGTGGAGGTGTGCCGGCTGCGATCCTTCCTCCAG GCTGGGCAGGAGGCGTCCGACCTTGCCATCCTCCTCAAGGACCTGGAGACCTCCTGCAGTGACATTCGCCAGTTCTGCAAGAAGATCAGGCGCCGCATGCCTGGGACGGACGCTCCGGGTATCCCTGCGGCACTGGGCTTCGGGCAGCAG GTGTCGGACACGCTGCTGGACTGCCGCAAGCACCTGACGTGGGTGGTGGCCGTGCTGCAGGAGGTGGCCGCTGCTGGGGCGCAGATGATTGCTCCTCTGGCGGAGAACGAGGGGCTGCTGGCGGTGAAGCTGGAGGATCTGGCCTTCAAAGCGAGCGAGCAG ATCTACGGCACCCAGGGCATCAACCCCTACGAGTGTCTGCGTCAGTCCTGCAGCATCCTCATCGCCACCATGAACAAGATGGCCACGGCCATGCAGGAGGGAGAATACGACGCGGATAGGCCACAGACCAAG CCCACCCCACCGGCTGACCTACGGGCAGCGGCTCTTCGGGCAGAGATCACCGATGCTGAGGGGCTGGGGCTTAAGCTGGAGGACAGGGAGACGGTCATCAAAGAGCTGAAAAAATCTCTCAAGATCAAG GGCGAGGAGCTCAGCGAAGCAAACGTGCGGCTCAGCCTCCTGGAGAAGAAGCTGGACAGCGCGTCCAAGGATGCAGATGACCGTGTGGAAAAGATACAGACAAAGCTGGACGAGACCCAGACGCTgctcaaaaagaaagagaa GGAGTTTGAGGAGACCATGGATGCTCTTCAGGCAGATATCGACCAGCTGGAATCAGAGAAGGTGGAGCTGAAGCAGCGCTTGAACAACCAGTCAAAGCGAACCATCGAGGGCCTGCGCGGTGCCCCGGCCTCTGGAGTTGCCTCCATCGTGTCTGGCATTGCCGGAG GTGTTGGTGCCGGCCAGGTGACGGGAGGTGGCTCGGGACCCGTCCAGGTGAAGGACTCGCCTCTCCTTCTCCAGCAAATCGATGCCATGCAGCTTTCCATCAAGCACCTCAAGAACGAGAACAACCGGCTCAAG GGAGCCCAGATGAAGATGGAGCTGGCCAGCCTGACGCCTCTGCAGGTGCCCAAGATCTCCCTCCCCAAGACCAGGCAGGGAGAAGGTCTGGCCACACACACGCTGTATCGCAAGACCAGCCAGCTCCTGGAGACCCTCTATCAGATGAGCGCCAACGCCAAGGTTGTGGACATGAAGCAGACCAAGTCGG CAAGGAGCTCGTCAGCGCGGCTGCTGGAGCAGACGGCCCGCCTGTGGTCCCTCAAAAACAGCATCGACACCCTGCGG GATGACACGATGAGGGAGACggttcagcagcagctgggtgccAGCGTCCCCACCAACTTCGgcattttcccctcctcctccttcctgaag GccaagcaggaggaggaggagggcatggCGTTCTGCGGCAAAGTGACCTTCCCCTGCCCGCCGGGGCACAGCCAGGCGCaccggctgctcctcacccccgAGCTGCTCCACCAGCTGCGCAGCCACTTCGCCCCCTGA
- the DCTN1 gene encoding dynactin subunit 1 isoform X1, with product MSVEASSKPLKVGSRVEVIGKGHRGTVAYVGATLFATGKWVGVILDEAKGKNDGTVQGRKYFTCEENHGIFVRQSQIQVFEDGADTTSPETPESAALKVPKRDSLDAAKASKLPTRTPNSAASSGTAGPSGSASASGGEMSSSEPSTPAQTPLVAPVIPTPSLTSPVAPPVPSPTKEEENLRSQVRDLEEKLETLKIKRNEDKAKLKELEKYKIQLEQVQEWKSKMQEQQADLQKRLKEAKKEAKDALEAKERYMEEMADTADAIEMATLDKEMAEERAESLQQEVDSLKEKVEYLTMDLEILKHEIEEKGSDGAASSYQVKQLEEQNARLKEALVRMRDLSASEKQEHVKLQKQMEKKNTELESLRQQREKLQEEVKQAEKTVDELKEQVDAALGAEEMVETLTERNLDLEEKVRELRETVGDLEAMNEMNDELQENARETELELREQLDMATARVREAEKRVEAAQETVADYQQTIKKYRELTAHLQDVNRELMSQQEASAEKQQQPPPEMFDFKIKFAETKAHAKAIEMELRQMEVQQANRHVSLLTSFMPDSFLRHGGDHDCILVLLLIPRLICKAELISKQAQEKFDLNENCAERTGLKGAAGEQLSFAAGLVYSLSLLQATLHKYEQALNKCSVEVYKKVGMLYPEMSVHERSLDFLIELLHKDQLDETVNVEPLTKAIKYYQHLYSIHLADQAEDCTMQLADHIKFTQSALDCMGVEVCRLRSFLQAGQEASDLAILLKDLETSCSDIRQFCKKIRRRMPGTDAPGIPAALGFGQQVSDTLLDCRKHLTWVVAVLQEVAAAGAQMIAPLAENEGLLAVKLEDLAFKASEQIYGTQGINPYECLRQSCSILIATMNKMATAMQEGEYDADRPQTKPTPPADLRAAALRAEITDAEGLGLKLEDRETVIKELKKSLKIKGEELSEANVRLSLLEKKLDSASKDADDRVEKIQTKLDETQTLLKKKEKEFEETMDALQADIDQLESEKVELKQRLNNQSKRTIEGLRGAPASGVASIVSGIAGGVGAGQVTGGGSGPVQVKDSPLLLQQIDAMQLSIKHLKNENNRLKGAQMKMELASLTPLQVPKISLPKTRQGEGLATHTLYRKTSQLLETLYQMSANAKVVDMKQTKSARSSSARLLEQTARLWSLKNSIDTLRDDTMRETVQQQLGASVPTNFGIFPSSSFLKAKQEEEEGMAFCGKVTFPCPPGHSQAHRLLLTPELLHQLRSHFAP from the exons CCCACCCGGACCCCCAATTCTGCAGCATCCAGCGGCACGGCTGGGCCCTCGGGCTCAGCCTCTGCCTCCGGCGGGGAGATGAGCAGCAGCGAGCCCAGCACGCCTGCTCAGACGCCGCTGGTGGCCCCGGTTATTCCAACTCCCTCCCTGACCTCTCCGGTGGCACCTCCGGTTCCCTCGCCCACAAAG GAGGAGGAAAATTTGCGTTCTCAAGTCAGGGACCTGGAGGAGAAATTGGAGACTCTGAAGATAAAGCGAAATGAAGACAAAGCAAAGCTTAAAGAGCTCGAGAAGTACAAGATCCAGCTGGAGCAGGTGCAAGAATGGAAGAGCAAAATGCAAGAACAACAGGCTGATCTCCAGAAACGTTTAAAGGAGGCCAAAAAG GAAGCCAAAGATGCCTTGGAAGCCAAGGAGCGCTACATGGAGGAGATGGCAGACACCGCCGATGCGATTGAAATGGCAACCCTGGACAAGGAGATGGCAGAAGAGCGAGCAGagtccctgcagcaggaggtggacTCCCTGAAAGAGAAGGTGGAATATCTCACGATGGACCTGGAGATCCTGAAGCACGAGATCGAAGAGAAAG gctcGGATGGAGCAGCGTCCAGTTACCAAGTCAAACAGCTGGAAGAGCAAAACGCGAGACTCAAGGAAGCCCTTGTAAG GATGCGGGACTTGTCTGCATCAGAGAAGCAGGAACACGTGAAGCTTCAGAagcaaatggagaagaaaaacacgGAGCTGGAGTCCCTGCGTCAGCAGAGGGAGAAGCTTCAGGAGGAGGTGAAGCAGGCGGAGAAAACGGTTGATGAGCTAAAGGAGCAG GTGGATGCTGCTTTGGGTGCCGAAGAGATGGTGGAGACTCTGACGGAGAGAAACTTAGACCTGGAGGAGAAGGTCCGGGAGCTGCGTGAGACTGTTGGGGACCTG GAAGCCATGAACGAGATGAACGACGAGCTGCAGGAAAACGCCCGGGAGACAGAGCTGGAGTTACGGGAGCAGCTGGATATGGCGACGGCACGGGTCCGCGAGGCAGAGAAGCGTGTGGAGGCTGCGCAGGAGACCGTGGCCGACTACCAGCAGACCATCAAAAAATACAGAGAGCTGACGGCACACCTTCAG GACGTGAACCGAGAACTCATGAGTCAGCAAGAAGCATCTgctgagaaacagcagcagcctcctcccgAGATGTTTGACTTCAAGATTAAATTTGCAGAGACGAAAGCCCATGCCAAG GCCATCGAGATGGAGCTGCGCCAGATGGAGGTGCAGCAGGCCAACCGGCACGTCtccctcctcacctccttcaTGCCCGACAGCTTCCTGCGCCACGGCGGGGACCACGACTGCatcctggtgctgctgctcaTCCCTCGGCTCATCTGCAAG GCTGAGCTGATCAGCAAACAGGCTCAGGAGAAGTTTGATCTGAACGAAAACTGCGCAGAACGCACCGGCCTCAAGGGCGCTGCGGGAGAGCAGCTGAGCTTCGCTGCCGGGCTGGTGTATTCCCTGAGCCTCCTGCAGGCGACGCTGCACAAATACGAACA GGCCCTGAACAAATGCAGCGTGGAGGTGTATAAGAAGGTGGGGATGCTGTACCCCGAGATGAGCGTCCACGAGCGCTCGCTGGACTTCCTGATCGAGCTGCTGCACAAGGACCAGCTGGACGAGACGGTCAACGTGGAGCCGCTGACCAAAGCCATCAAGTACTACCAG CACCTGTACAGCATCCACCTGGCTGACCAGGCTGAAGACTGCACGATGCAGCTGGCCGACCACATCAAG TTCACCCAGAGTGCCTTGGACTGCATGGGGGTGGAGGTGTGCCGGCTGCGATCCTTCCTCCAG GCTGGGCAGGAGGCGTCCGACCTTGCCATCCTCCTCAAGGACCTGGAGACCTCCTGCAGTGACATTCGCCAGTTCTGCAAGAAGATCAGGCGCCGCATGCCTGGGACGGACGCTCCGGGTATCCCTGCGGCACTGGGCTTCGGGCAGCAG GTGTCGGACACGCTGCTGGACTGCCGCAAGCACCTGACGTGGGTGGTGGCCGTGCTGCAGGAGGTGGCCGCTGCTGGGGCGCAGATGATTGCTCCTCTGGCGGAGAACGAGGGGCTGCTGGCGGTGAAGCTGGAGGATCTGGCCTTCAAAGCGAGCGAGCAG ATCTACGGCACCCAGGGCATCAACCCCTACGAGTGTCTGCGTCAGTCCTGCAGCATCCTCATCGCCACCATGAACAAGATGGCCACGGCCATGCAGGAGGGAGAATACGACGCGGATAGGCCACAGACCAAG CCCACCCCACCGGCTGACCTACGGGCAGCGGCTCTTCGGGCAGAGATCACCGATGCTGAGGGGCTGGGGCTTAAGCTGGAGGACAGGGAGACGGTCATCAAAGAGCTGAAAAAATCTCTCAAGATCAAG GGCGAGGAGCTCAGCGAAGCAAACGTGCGGCTCAGCCTCCTGGAGAAGAAGCTGGACAGCGCGTCCAAGGATGCAGATGACCGTGTGGAAAAGATACAGACAAAGCTGGACGAGACCCAGACGCTgctcaaaaagaaagagaa GGAGTTTGAGGAGACCATGGATGCTCTTCAGGCAGATATCGACCAGCTGGAATCAGAGAAGGTGGAGCTGAAGCAGCGCTTGAACAACCAGTCAAAGCGAACCATCGAGGGCCTGCGCGGTGCCCCGGCCTCTGGAGTTGCCTCCATCGTGTCTGGCATTGCCGGAG GTGTTGGTGCCGGCCAGGTGACGGGAGGTGGCTCGGGACCCGTCCAGGTGAAGGACTCGCCTCTCCTTCTCCAGCAAATCGATGCCATGCAGCTTTCCATCAAGCACCTCAAGAACGAGAACAACCGGCTCAAG GGAGCCCAGATGAAGATGGAGCTGGCCAGCCTGACGCCTCTGCAGGTGCCCAAGATCTCCCTCCCCAAGACCAGGCAGGGAGAAGGTCTGGCCACACACACGCTGTATCGCAAGACCAGCCAGCTCCTGGAGACCCTCTATCAGATGAGCGCCAACGCCAAGGTTGTGGACATGAAGCAGACCAAGTCGG CAAGGAGCTCGTCAGCGCGGCTGCTGGAGCAGACGGCCCGCCTGTGGTCCCTCAAAAACAGCATCGACACCCTGCGG GATGACACGATGAGGGAGACggttcagcagcagctgggtgccAGCGTCCCCACCAACTTCGgcattttcccctcctcctccttcctgaag GccaagcaggaggaggaggagggcatggCGTTCTGCGGCAAAGTGACCTTCCCCTGCCCGCCGGGGCACAGCCAGGCGCaccggctgctcctcacccccgAGCTGCTCCACCAGCTGCGCAGCCACTTCGCCCCCTGA
- the DCTN1 gene encoding dynactin subunit 1 isoform X2: MSVEASSKPLKVGSRVEVIGKGHRGTVAYVGATLFATGKWVGVILDEAKGKNDGTVQGRKYFTCEENHGIFVRQSQIQVFEDGADTTSPETPESAALKVPKRDSLDAAKASKLPTRTPNSAASSGTAGPSGSASASGGEMSSSEPSTPAQTPLVAPVIPTPSLTSPVAPPVPSPTKEEENLRSQVRDLEEKLETLKIKRNEDKAKLKELEKYKIQLEQVQEWKSKMQEQQADLQKRLKEAKKEAKDALEAKERYMEEMADTADAIEMATLDKEMAEERAESLQQEVDSLKEKVEYLTMDLEILKHEIEEKGSDGAASSYQVKQLEEQNARLKEALVRMRDLSASEKQEHVKLQKQMEKKNTELESLRQQREKLQEEVKQAEKTVDELKEQVDAALGAEEMVETLTERNLDLEEKVRELRETVGDLEAMNEMNDELQENARETELELREQLDMATARVREAEKRVEAAQETVADYQQTIKKYRELTAHLQAIEMELRQMEVQQANRHVSLLTSFMPDSFLRHGGDHDCILVLLLIPRLICKAELISKQAQEKFDLNENCAERTGLKGAAGEQLSFAAGLVYSLSLLQATLHKYEQALNKCSVEVYKKVGMLYPEMSVHERSLDFLIELLHKDQLDETVNVEPLTKAIKYYQHLYSIHLADQAEDCTMQLADHIKFTQSALDCMGVEVCRLRSFLQAGQEASDLAILLKDLETSCSDIRQFCKKIRRRMPGTDAPGIPAALGFGQQVSDTLLDCRKHLTWVVAVLQEVAAAGAQMIAPLAENEGLLAVKLEDLAFKASEQIYGTQGINPYECLRQSCSILIATMNKMATAMQEGEYDADRPQTKPTPPADLRAAALRAEITDAEGLGLKLEDRETVIKELKKSLKIKGEELSEANVRLSLLEKKLDSASKDADDRVEKIQTKLDETQTLLKKKEKEFEETMDALQADIDQLESEKVELKQRLNNQSKRTIEGLRGAPASGVASIVSGIAGGVGAGQVTGGGSGPVQVKDSPLLLQQIDAMQLSIKHLKNENNRLKGAQMKMELASLTPLQVPKISLPKTRQGEGLATHTLYRKTSQLLETLYQMSANAKVVDMKQTKSARSSSARLLEQTARLWSLKNSIDTLRDDTMRETVQQQLGASVPTNFGIFPSSSFLKAKQEEEEGMAFCGKVTFPCPPGHSQAHRLLLTPELLHQLRSHFAP, encoded by the exons CCCACCCGGACCCCCAATTCTGCAGCATCCAGCGGCACGGCTGGGCCCTCGGGCTCAGCCTCTGCCTCCGGCGGGGAGATGAGCAGCAGCGAGCCCAGCACGCCTGCTCAGACGCCGCTGGTGGCCCCGGTTATTCCAACTCCCTCCCTGACCTCTCCGGTGGCACCTCCGGTTCCCTCGCCCACAAAG GAGGAGGAAAATTTGCGTTCTCAAGTCAGGGACCTGGAGGAGAAATTGGAGACTCTGAAGATAAAGCGAAATGAAGACAAAGCAAAGCTTAAAGAGCTCGAGAAGTACAAGATCCAGCTGGAGCAGGTGCAAGAATGGAAGAGCAAAATGCAAGAACAACAGGCTGATCTCCAGAAACGTTTAAAGGAGGCCAAAAAG GAAGCCAAAGATGCCTTGGAAGCCAAGGAGCGCTACATGGAGGAGATGGCAGACACCGCCGATGCGATTGAAATGGCAACCCTGGACAAGGAGATGGCAGAAGAGCGAGCAGagtccctgcagcaggaggtggacTCCCTGAAAGAGAAGGTGGAATATCTCACGATGGACCTGGAGATCCTGAAGCACGAGATCGAAGAGAAAG gctcGGATGGAGCAGCGTCCAGTTACCAAGTCAAACAGCTGGAAGAGCAAAACGCGAGACTCAAGGAAGCCCTTGTAAG GATGCGGGACTTGTCTGCATCAGAGAAGCAGGAACACGTGAAGCTTCAGAagcaaatggagaagaaaaacacgGAGCTGGAGTCCCTGCGTCAGCAGAGGGAGAAGCTTCAGGAGGAGGTGAAGCAGGCGGAGAAAACGGTTGATGAGCTAAAGGAGCAG GTGGATGCTGCTTTGGGTGCCGAAGAGATGGTGGAGACTCTGACGGAGAGAAACTTAGACCTGGAGGAGAAGGTCCGGGAGCTGCGTGAGACTGTTGGGGACCTG GAAGCCATGAACGAGATGAACGACGAGCTGCAGGAAAACGCCCGGGAGACAGAGCTGGAGTTACGGGAGCAGCTGGATATGGCGACGGCACGGGTCCGCGAGGCAGAGAAGCGTGTGGAGGCTGCGCAGGAGACCGTGGCCGACTACCAGCAGACCATCAAAAAATACAGAGAGCTGACGGCACACCTTCAG GCCATCGAGATGGAGCTGCGCCAGATGGAGGTGCAGCAGGCCAACCGGCACGTCtccctcctcacctccttcaTGCCCGACAGCTTCCTGCGCCACGGCGGGGACCACGACTGCatcctggtgctgctgctcaTCCCTCGGCTCATCTGCAAG GCTGAGCTGATCAGCAAACAGGCTCAGGAGAAGTTTGATCTGAACGAAAACTGCGCAGAACGCACCGGCCTCAAGGGCGCTGCGGGAGAGCAGCTGAGCTTCGCTGCCGGGCTGGTGTATTCCCTGAGCCTCCTGCAGGCGACGCTGCACAAATACGAACA GGCCCTGAACAAATGCAGCGTGGAGGTGTATAAGAAGGTGGGGATGCTGTACCCCGAGATGAGCGTCCACGAGCGCTCGCTGGACTTCCTGATCGAGCTGCTGCACAAGGACCAGCTGGACGAGACGGTCAACGTGGAGCCGCTGACCAAAGCCATCAAGTACTACCAG CACCTGTACAGCATCCACCTGGCTGACCAGGCTGAAGACTGCACGATGCAGCTGGCCGACCACATCAAG TTCACCCAGAGTGCCTTGGACTGCATGGGGGTGGAGGTGTGCCGGCTGCGATCCTTCCTCCAG GCTGGGCAGGAGGCGTCCGACCTTGCCATCCTCCTCAAGGACCTGGAGACCTCCTGCAGTGACATTCGCCAGTTCTGCAAGAAGATCAGGCGCCGCATGCCTGGGACGGACGCTCCGGGTATCCCTGCGGCACTGGGCTTCGGGCAGCAG GTGTCGGACACGCTGCTGGACTGCCGCAAGCACCTGACGTGGGTGGTGGCCGTGCTGCAGGAGGTGGCCGCTGCTGGGGCGCAGATGATTGCTCCTCTGGCGGAGAACGAGGGGCTGCTGGCGGTGAAGCTGGAGGATCTGGCCTTCAAAGCGAGCGAGCAG ATCTACGGCACCCAGGGCATCAACCCCTACGAGTGTCTGCGTCAGTCCTGCAGCATCCTCATCGCCACCATGAACAAGATGGCCACGGCCATGCAGGAGGGAGAATACGACGCGGATAGGCCACAGACCAAG CCCACCCCACCGGCTGACCTACGGGCAGCGGCTCTTCGGGCAGAGATCACCGATGCTGAGGGGCTGGGGCTTAAGCTGGAGGACAGGGAGACGGTCATCAAAGAGCTGAAAAAATCTCTCAAGATCAAG GGCGAGGAGCTCAGCGAAGCAAACGTGCGGCTCAGCCTCCTGGAGAAGAAGCTGGACAGCGCGTCCAAGGATGCAGATGACCGTGTGGAAAAGATACAGACAAAGCTGGACGAGACCCAGACGCTgctcaaaaagaaagagaa GGAGTTTGAGGAGACCATGGATGCTCTTCAGGCAGATATCGACCAGCTGGAATCAGAGAAGGTGGAGCTGAAGCAGCGCTTGAACAACCAGTCAAAGCGAACCATCGAGGGCCTGCGCGGTGCCCCGGCCTCTGGAGTTGCCTCCATCGTGTCTGGCATTGCCGGAG GTGTTGGTGCCGGCCAGGTGACGGGAGGTGGCTCGGGACCCGTCCAGGTGAAGGACTCGCCTCTCCTTCTCCAGCAAATCGATGCCATGCAGCTTTCCATCAAGCACCTCAAGAACGAGAACAACCGGCTCAAG GGAGCCCAGATGAAGATGGAGCTGGCCAGCCTGACGCCTCTGCAGGTGCCCAAGATCTCCCTCCCCAAGACCAGGCAGGGAGAAGGTCTGGCCACACACACGCTGTATCGCAAGACCAGCCAGCTCCTGGAGACCCTCTATCAGATGAGCGCCAACGCCAAGGTTGTGGACATGAAGCAGACCAAGTCGG CAAGGAGCTCGTCAGCGCGGCTGCTGGAGCAGACGGCCCGCCTGTGGTCCCTCAAAAACAGCATCGACACCCTGCGG GATGACACGATGAGGGAGACggttcagcagcagctgggtgccAGCGTCCCCACCAACTTCGgcattttcccctcctcctccttcctgaag GccaagcaggaggaggaggagggcatggCGTTCTGCGGCAAAGTGACCTTCCCCTGCCCGCCGGGGCACAGCCAGGCGCaccggctgctcctcacccccgAGCTGCTCCACCAGCTGCGCAGCCACTTCGCCCCCTGA